Proteins from one Penicillium digitatum chromosome 2, complete sequence genomic window:
- a CDS encoding MAP kinase kinase kinase SteC, with amino-acid sequence MLAPKQYSAPTGVSVSQTPSAYHTNSSQRPATATRAQDGMGFASPTKSELSEGQDELASIRSWDERRVVAWLHSIKCGQYESIFRANNFNGDNLLECDQKILQEMGIKKVGDRVRIFIAIKQLRNKSGTTSRQKNMNTLAALEATALSNSSRFTQSRLPYRRTSQLADDGYLNSKSLSQPASPPAVDSERGPWRKDYLNHPSSGGSSSGRNPGTPNEARPSSHPRNPSLDGLTMGPLPSNSPVIRVIHTGGQTKVLDIRNCRTPDEVILCVLKKLQLPEHQYRNYCFYVLDGLDPEQSNCRKLTESELMEICDGFNRSERGRLILRKIHAGEPDEDELRRASQLAYDESQATHQHALNNSNQRQKHKIQQLTGESWHNIKQPLSPLGPRHRPSNSSADESQGPNSERNPVAKLRSFFGQRPPSEMIIHELQSFFPSHDRENIEKTMRRSQRLSRAASRMSVVSNYSVASSMKDAPPLPPLPQIPPIPSIADAWLHGPGVAQAVRAPRPISVSKFNLPQTSYRDSIASSSLQPLQEESPTEPNRKSYISFESGSDEPNPSRESRQSFESLSVAATDGGSFNDRMSMIVAEDGEEEDDVLVDFLAGNNFAPKNWMKGSLIGEGSFGSVYLALHAITGELMAVKQVEIPSATKGTEFDQRKNLMVNALKHEIELLQGMSHPNIVQYLGTVADDQYLNIFLEYVPGGSIATMLKQYNTFQEPLVKNFVRQILAGLSYLHGRDIIHRDIKGANILVDNKGGVKISDFGISKRVEASHLLGARASDGAGSHIHRTSLQGSVYWMAPEVVRQTAHTKKADIWSLGCLVVEMFIGAHPFPDCSQLQAIFAIGSNKARPPAPDNVSQEAVDFLDMTFHLEYEQRPSADELLQCKFLSAPTA; translated from the exons ATGTTGGCTCCCAAGCAGTATTCTGCACCTACGGGTGTTTCTGTATCTCAAACACCAAGCGCATATCACACCAATTCGTCCCAAAGACCCGCGACGGCTACACGAGCTCAGGATGGGATGGGGTTTGCCAGCCCAACAAAGTCGGAGCTTTCGGAGGGGCAAGATGAGCTTGCGTCGATCCG GTCCTGGGACGAGAGACGTGTGGTTGCCTGGCTTCACAGCATTAAATGTGGGCAATATGAGTCGATATTCAGAG CCAACAATTTCAATGGGGACAATTTGCTTGAATGTGACCAGAAGATCCTGCAGGAAATGGGCATCAAGAAGGTGGGCGACCGAGTGCGCATCTTCATCGCTATCAAGCAACTCAGAAACAAGTCCGGAACAACGTCCCGACAGAAGAACATG AATACCTTAGCTGCGCTAGAAGCCACGGCGCTTTCAAATTCCTCCCGCTTTACTCAATCCCGCCTACCATATCGACGCACATCTCAGCTGGCTGATGATGGTTATCTGAACAGCAAATCTCTGTCTCAGCCTGCGTCACCACCCGCCGTTGACTCCGAAAGAGGCCCATGGCGCAAGGACTACCTCAATCATCCATCTTCAGGTGGCTCAAGTTCTGGCCGAAATCCCGGTACACCGAACGAAGCCCGACCGAGCTCCCATCCTCGCAACCCTAGTCTTGACGGTCTCACGATGGGGCCCCTTCCGTCAAACTCCCCTGTAATTCGTGTCATCCACACCGGTGGACAAACCAAGGTCTTGGACATTCGGAACTGCAGAACACCGGATGAAGTTATTTTGTGTGTCTTGAAGAAACTACAGCTTCCTGAACACCAATACAGAAATTATTGTTTCTATGTTTTGGACGGATTAGACCCAGAACAGTCAAATTGTCGGAAGCTCACCGAATCAGAGCTCATGGAAATCTGCGATGGCTTCAACAGGTCCGAGCGAGGTCGCTTGATTCTACGGAAGATACATGCTGGGGAgcccgatgaagacgagctTCGTCGTGCATCTCAGCTTGCATACGATGAGAGCCAGGCTACCCACCAACACGCTCTGAATAATTCAAACCAGCGCCAGAAACACAAGATCCAACAACTTACCGGCGAATCTTGGCATAACATTAAACAGCCACTTTCTCCACTGGGCCCTCGACATCGCCCATCCAACTCCAGTGCCGACGAATCGCAAGGACCGAACAGTGAACGCAATCCTGTGGCTAAACTCCGCTCGTTCTTCGGACAGAGACCCCCAAGTGAGATGATCATCCACGAACTACAATCATTCTTCCCCAGTCATGATCGAGAAAACATCGAGAAGACCATGCGTAGATCTCAACGTTTGAGTCGTGCCGCAAGTCGCATGAGTGTCGTGAGCAACTACAGCGTGGCATCAAGCATGAAGGATGCCCCTCCTCTACCGCCATTGCCCCAGATACCTCCAATTCCCAGCATTGCCGATGCATGGCTCCATGGGCCTGGAGTGGCACAGGCAGTGCGAGCCCCGCGACCCATCTCAGTTTCCAAGTTCAACCTACCTCAAACCTCATATCGGGATTCTATTGCATCCAGTTCCCTTCAGCCACTTCAGGAAGAGTCACCCACTGAACCTAACCGAAAGTCATACATCTCCTTTGAGAGTGGCTCCGACGAACCAAACCCATCGCGCGAGTCGCGCCAGAGCTTTGAAAGTCTCAGTGTCGCAGCCACAGATGGCGGATCCTTCAACGATCGGATGAGCATGATTGTAGCCGAGGatggcgaggaagaagatgatgtccTTGTAGACTTCCTGGCTGGAAATAATTTCGCACCAAAGAACTGGATGAAGGGATCTCTAATTGGCGAGGGATCCTTCGGAAGCGTTTACCTGGCTCTTCATGCTATTACGGGAGAGCTTATGGCTGTCAAACAGGTTGAAATCCCATCTGCTACTAAGGGCACCGAGTTTGACCAGCGGAAAAACCTCATGGTCAATGCTCTTAAGCACGAGATCGAGTTGTTGCAAGGCATGTCCCACCCGAACATTGTGCAATACCTTGGCACCGTCGCCGACGACCAGTATCTCAACATTTTCCTGGAGTATGTGCCTGGTGGGTCAATTGCTACAATGCTGAAGCAATACAATACCTTCCAAGAACCTCTTGTCAAGAACTTCGTTCGACAAATCTTGGCCGGTTTATCATACCTCCACGGCCGGGATATCATTCACCGTGATATCAAGGGTGCCAACATTCTAGTTGACAACAAGGGCGGTGTCAAGATCTCCGATTTCGGTATCTCCAAGCGTGTTGAAGCATCGCACCTCCTCGGCGCCCGCGCCAGTGACGGTGCTGGTTCTCACATCCACCGCACATCCCTCCAGGGAAGTGTGTACTGGATGGCACCAGAAGTCGTGCGACAAACCGCGCACACCAAAAAAGCTGATATCTGGAGTTTGGGCTGTCTCGTCGTCGAGATGTTCATTGGTGCTCACCCCTTCCCGGATTGCAGCCAGCTGCAAGCAATTTTCGCCATTGGCAGCAACAAGGCTCGCCCTCCTGCTCCAGACAATGTGAGCCAGGAGGCTGTAGATTTCCTCGACATGACTTTCCATCTGGAGTATGAGCAGCGGCCTAGTGCTGATGAACTGCTCCAGTGCAAGTTCCTGTCTGCGCCTACCGCATAA